From Patescibacteria group bacterium, a single genomic window includes:
- the mrdB gene encoding rod shape-determining protein RodA, translated as MRSRSLLNIDWWLILPVFILLIIGLTTIFSLNSALFANQLFSLGISLATFIVFANLRYEFFKQFALPIYVVSVVLLSIVFIIGFESRGAVRWINVFGFPIQFSEVLKPFLAIALASFLATQNNTSLRAFIISSILLLPIFFLIALQPDLGNALIYVTVFLFVLLVYGFPFRFFIISAIPFLIASPFIWHSLRGYQKQRILTFINPTSDPLGTSYNVVQAMIAVGSGMFLGKGISQGTQSGLRFLPERHTDFIFATLSEEMGFAGSLIVILCFIFLCFRIYKIVNSSDDLFTRIFATAAFGFILVHFFVNIGMNIGLVPIVGVTLPFVSYGGSSLLSNFILLGILSSMSTNLNKRNVLEIR; from the coding sequence ATGAGATCACGAAGTCTACTCAATATTGATTGGTGGTTAATTCTACCTGTTTTTATCCTTCTTATAATTGGGTTAACAACTATTTTTTCTTTAAATAGTGCACTTTTTGCTAATCAACTTTTTTCCTTAGGGATAAGCCTTGCTACATTTATAGTATTTGCTAATCTACGCTATGAGTTCTTCAAACAATTTGCACTCCCTATCTATGTAGTCTCTGTTGTTCTTCTTTCAATTGTTTTCATTATTGGATTTGAAAGCAGGGGAGCAGTACGTTGGATTAATGTCTTCGGATTTCCTATACAATTCTCTGAAGTACTTAAACCATTTCTTGCTATTGCATTGGCTTCTTTTTTGGCTACACAAAATAATACATCTCTTAGAGCTTTTATAATTTCATCTATTCTACTTTTGCCAATCTTCTTTCTTATTGCTTTACAGCCGGATTTGGGAAATGCGCTTATTTATGTAACTGTATTTTTATTTGTGTTATTAGTGTATGGATTCCCTTTTCGCTTCTTTATTATCTCTGCGATTCCTTTTCTAATAGCATCTCCTTTTATTTGGCATTCTCTTCGAGGATATCAGAAACAAAGAATTCTAACTTTTATTAACCCAACATCTGATCCTCTCGGAACATCATACAACGTGGTACAGGCTATGATAGCAGTTGGATCTGGAATGTTTTTAGGAAAAGGCATATCGCAAGGAACTCAATCTGGATTGAGGTTTCTCCCCGAGCGTCATACTGATTTTATTTTTGCAACACTTTCTGAGGAAATGGGATTTGCAGGATCATTGATAGTTATTCTTTGTTTTATTTTTCTGTGTTTTCGGATCTATAAAATTGTTAATTCTAGTGACGACCTCTTTACACGTATTTTTGCAACAGCGGCATTTGGATTTATTTTAGTTCACTTTTTCGTTAATATTGGAATGAATATTGGTCTAGTACCTATTGTTGGCGTTACACTACCATTTGTTTCTTATGGAGGAAGTTCGCTTCTTTCCAATTTTATTTTATTGGGGATTCTTTCATCAATGAGTACTAACTTGAACAAAAGAAACGTGCTGGAAATCAGATAA
- the rplU gene encoding 50S ribosomal protein L21, which produces MKYAVIKTGGKQYKVAEGDIIEVERLQTSPNNNVTFSDVLLYKDNENVMFGQPTVEGISVIGKVLDHIRGEKIRVATFKSKVRYRRVKGHRQELSKIKIESIVSSDKLLNKKTENSTKKDEAKPTKKTTRKNT; this is translated from the coding sequence ATGAAATACGCAGTTATCAAGACAGGCGGAAAACAATACAAAGTTGCAGAAGGAGATATAATCGAAGTTGAAAGACTCCAAACTTCTCCGAATAACAATGTTACATTTTCAGATGTACTTTTATATAAAGACAATGAGAATGTGATGTTTGGTCAACCTACTGTTGAAGGTATATCTGTAATTGGTAAAGTTCTTGATCATATTAGAGGTGAAAAAATAAGAGTTGCTACCTTTAAGTCAAAAGTGCGTTATAGAAGGGTGAAAGGGCATAGACAAGAATTGAGCAAAATAAAGATAGAGTCAATAGTTAGTAGTGATAAACTTCTAAATAAAAAAACAGAGAATAGTACTAAAAAAGATGAAGCTAAACCTACAAAAAAGACAACTAGAAAAAATACTTAA